One genomic region from Cardiocondyla obscurior isolate alpha-2009 linkage group LG01, Cobs3.1, whole genome shotgun sequence encodes:
- the Eph gene encoding eph receptor tyrosine kinase isoform X6, giving the protein MAPFNMASVAGLLATCAAVAASAAHLLPLLLLLICPRGTQAEQVVLLDTTTEEKLDWTRYPFGPQANTPGWVEESFTNFDKGINWRSYVVCDVAYTNVNNWLWTPFIERGPANRMYIEINFTTRDCSLFPGNALSCKETFSLLYYEFDAATKEPPPWEPDSYKLIGRIAAGEGRFNTNTEVVINTEVKSIPVTKKGVYFAFRDQGACISILAIKVYYISCPEISVNFAHFPATPTGREVALIEQTRGICVANAVKIAQPTFLCKGDGKWYLPTGGCHCKPGYQADVDKQECKECPIGKFKHEAGSQACELCPEHSKASDYGFTECRCDPGYYRAEKDSKRMPCTQPPSAPQNLTVNFVDQSTVILSWNAPHMQGGRSDTTYRVECDSCSLGVKYIPNTEIFNDTKITITGLNAVTTYRFQVFAENGVSRLVGKSEYVDITVTTEASVPSLVSNVRITSVKNSELSISWDAPDIGTGVDNDLVERYEVKCYPRYDDATNATVIQTSELSATFKGLKPSTDYAIQVRAKTTRGWGEYTPVIFKKTHHAIGPDYVGEDDNMQVRIIAGAIVAVVVLLVIIIIMTVLILRSRASDECNKKQPSDCDTLEYRNGEGLVVTYMTTPLFTPAVGVAAAGAGGAGGAGARSYVDPHTYEDPNQAVREFAREIDAGYITIEAIIGGGEFGDVCRGKLKLPPDGRTEIDVAIKTLKPGSADKARNDFLTEASIMGQFEHPNVIFLQGVVTKSNPVMIITEFMENGSLDTFLRANDGKFQVLQLVGMLRGIASGMQYLAEMNYVHRDLAARNVLVNAALVCKIADFGLSREIESATEGAYTTRGGKIPVRWTAPEAIAFRKFTSASDVWSMGIVCWEVMSYGERPYWNWSNQDVIKSIEKGYRLPAPMDCPEAIYQLMLDCWQKERTHRPTFANLTQTLDKLIRSPDTLRKIAQNSVRPPAHNPYYVTSHTAAAQAAAAAAAMPPGPAASTASPFVDIVGHQAHQHAQSAIAVPVMPPGSGRSLHYHTHAATHALPHQQPPLTYPNWVPFSHFG; this is encoded by the exons TGGGTAGAAGAATCTTTTACGAACTTCGACAAAGGCATCAATTGGCGGAGTTATGTTGTATGCGACGTAGCGTACACCAACGTAAACAATTGGCTGTGGACACCGTTCATAGAAAGGGGTCCGGCGAATCGCATGTATATAGAAATCAATTTCACCACCCGCGACTGCTCGCTGTTCCCCGGGAACGCTCTCAGCTGTAAGGAAACCTTCAGTCTACTCTACTATGAGTTTGACGCAGCCACGAAGGAGCCACCCCCGTGGGAGCCGGACAGTTACAAACTTATCG GTCGGATAGCCGCGGGCGAGGGCAGGTTCAACACGAACACCGAGGTGGTGATTAACACCGAAGTAAAGTCGATCCCGGTGACGAAGAAGGGCGTCTACTTCGCTTTTCGTGACCAGGGTGCCTGCATATCGATTCTGGCCATCAAGGTATACTACATCAGCTGCCCTGAGATCTCGGTGAACTTCGCCCATTTTCCGGCCACCCCAACCGGTCGCGAAGTTGCACTTATCGAGCAAACTCGCGGTATTTGCGTCGCGAATGCCGTCAAAATCGCCCAGCCGACTTTCCTCTGCAAAGGGGACGGTAAATGGTACCTCCCGACTGGCGGGTGCCACTGCAAGCCTGGCTACCAAGCTGACGTGGACAAACAGGAGTGCAAGGAGTGTCCGATAGGCAAGTTTAAACATGAAGCGGGCTCTCAAGCCTGCGAGCTATGCCCGGAGCACAGCAAAGCCTCCGATTACGGGTTCACAGAGTGTCGCTGCGATCCGGGCTATTATCGAGCGGAAAAGGACTCTAAAAGAATGCCTTGCACGC AACCACCTTCGGCGCCGCAGAACTTGACGGTCAACTTTGTTGATCAGTCTACAGTGATCCTTTCCTGGAACGCGCCGCATATGCAGGGTGGCAGGTCCGACACGACTTACAGAGTAGAGTGCGATTCCTGCAGCTTGGGCGTCAAATACATTCCCAATACC GAGATCTTCAACGACACTAAGATTACAATAACCGGACTAAACGCGGTGACAACGTATCGCTTCCAAGTGTTCGCTGAGAATGGCGTGTCGCGATTGGTCGGTAAATCGGAATACGTGGACATCACCGTTACTACGGAGGCGAGCGTGCCGAGTTTAGTGAGCAATGTCAGGATCACGAGTGTCAAAAACTCGGAGCTTAGCATCAGCTGGGACGCGCCGGACATAGGAACGGGCGTAGACAACGATCTTGTCGAACGATACGAGG TGAAGTGTTACCCGCGCTACGACGACGCCACTAATGCAACCGTCATTCAAACGTCCGAGCTGTCCGCCACGTTCAAAGGTCTCAAGCCTTCCACGGATTACGCGATACAGGTTCGCGCTAAGACCACCCGTGGCTGGGGCGAGTACACGCCggtgatatttaaaaagacaCACCACGCCATAGGTCCAG ATTACGTCGGAGAGGACGACAACATGCAAGTTAGGATAATCGCAGGGGCGATTGTGGCTGTGGTCGTGCTTCTAGTGATTATTATCATCATGACCGTTCTGATTCTTAGAAG CAGGGCCTCGGACGAATGTAACAAGAAGCAACCAAGTGACTGCGACACCTTGGAGTATAGAAACGGCGAAG GACTAGTTGTGACCTACA TGACCACGCCGCTGTTCACACCTGCAGTGGGGGTCGCCGCGGCGGGCGCAGGCGGCGCAGGCGGTGCAGGTGCGAGGAGTTACGTTGATCCTCACACTTATGAGGATCCAAATCAGGCAGTGCGCGAGTTCGCCAGAGAAATCGATGCCGGATATATTACGATAGAAGCCATTATAG GTGGCGGAGAATTCGGCGACGTCTGCCGAGGGAAGCTGAAATTGCCTCCCGACGGACGAACGGAAATAGATGTGGCCATAAAAACTCTGAAGCCGGGCTCCGCAGACAAGGCTCGTAACGACTTCCTGACAGAGGCGTCGATAATGGGCCAGTTCGAGCATCCCAACGTGATATTCCTCCAAGGCGTAGTGACGAAAAGCAATCCGGTGATGATCATCACGGAGTTTATGGAGAACGGTAGCCTGGACACTTTCTTGCGCGCAAACGACGGCAAATTTCAAGTGCTCCAGCTGGTAGGCATGCTGCGCGGCATCGCGAGCGGGATGCAGTATCTCGCGGAAATGAATTACGTCCATCGCGACCTCGCCGCGAGGAACGTATTAGTCAATGCCGCCCTCGTTTGCAAAATTGCCGATTTCGGGCTCAGTAGAGAAATCGAAAGTGCTACTGAGGGAGCTTATACGACCAGG GGTGGTAAAATTCCGGTGCGATGGACAGCACCGGAAGCGATAGCGTTCCGTAAATTTACGAGCGCTTCCGATGTTTGGAGCATGGGTATCGTGTGTTGGGAAGTGATGTCGTACGGTGAGAGGCCGTACTGGAACTGGTCGAATCAAGATGTGATAAAATCGATCGAGAAGGGCTACAGGCTTCCAGCGCCGATGGACTGTCCGGAAGCGATCTATCAATTGATGCTAGATTGCTGGCAGAAAGAACGCACCCATCGGCCAACCTTTGCCAATCTCACACAAACCTTGGACAAGCTCATACGAAGTCCAGATACGCTGAGAAAAATCGCTCAGAACAG CGTGAGGCCGCCTGCACACAATCCGTACTATGTCACAAGCCATACGGCTGCCGCCCAggctgcggcggcggcggctgcgATGCCACCAGGCCCAGCCGCGAGCACGGCGAGCCCGTTCGTAGACATAGTCGGCCATCAGGCCCATCAACATGCCCAGTCAGCGATTGCCGTTCCAGTAATGCCACCAGGATCCGGCCGTAGCTTACACTATCACACACACGCAGCGACACACGCACTGCCACACCAACAGCCACCGCTCACCTATCCTAACTGGGTCCCATTCTCCCACTTTGGCTGA